The stretch of DNA CCCCACTCTCCCCACTCTCCCCACTCTCCCCACTCTCCCCACTCTCCCCACTCTCCCCACTCTCCCCGCCCCATGCGCCCGCGCATCGGTATCACGACCTCACTCAACGATGGGGAGCAGCGGCTCGACCGGCGCTACGTGCTGGCGGTGGAGCGCGCAGGCGGCCTGCCGCTGATCGTGCCGATGCTGGAGACCGACGACGCGGCGGAGGCGTTCGCTGCGCTGCTCGGCGGACTCGTCGTCACCGGCGGCCCGGCGGTCACGGACGGCCTAGTGGGGACGCTTCCGGCCGACATCGAGGAAACTGCCCCGGCTCGTCTCGCGTCTGACACCCGGTTGCTCGCCTCCTTCCTTACGGCCCGTCGCCCCGTGCTCGGCATCTGCTACGGGATGCAACTCGGCAACGCCCTTGCCGGCGGCACGCTCTACGCCGACGTGGAGGCACAGCAGGCGGGGGCCGCCGCGCACAGCCAGAAGCGCGGTGCTGCCGACCACCCCATTGTCCTCGAATCCGCTAGCTACCTCGGCCAGCTGCTCGGCCCCGAACCCCTCTCGGTGAACACGCGACACATCCAGGCCGTAGAAGCGCTCGGATCCCGCCTCCGGGTGGCGGCTCGCGCACCCGACGGCGTCGTGGAAGCCATCGAGAGCGACGACGGCCTGTTCGTCGGCGTGCAGTGGCACCCGGAGCGGATGGGCGCGTCGATGACCCCGCTGTTCCGCGATCTCGTCCAGAAGGCCAGCCGCTCGGCCTCGGCCTAACTTTTGATGCACCGAGCACCCGATTCCCCACCGCACGACCGTTTTCTTCCCGTCAGGCTCTCCCTCTCTAGGCCCTCCCCAACCTCATGTCAGACGTTCCTTCTGAGCCCCCCCGCCCCGCCAAGCGCTCGGTCGCCGACTACCTCACCGACCCGAGCGCGCGCCGCATCGAGTGGCTAGCCCTGCTGTTCCTCGTCGCCTTCGGTGTGTTCGCCCTCGTGATTACGCGGGCCGACCTCGTCGCTCAGGACGTGCCGCCGAGCGCGCAGACCGACGAGGAGCCCACCGAGCCCGGGGTCGCCGAGCCCGTCGTGCGCGGGCCGTTCACGTTCGCGTCGCTCGACATCCACCCGGACCGGACCTACGCCTCCTACCTCTCGAACGCGTTCATCCAGTCGGCCGACTCCAGCTCGGAGGACGTAACGCTCGACGACTTCCGCGCCCAGCTCGACATCTACGAAAAGCGCCAGGGCGTCGACGACAACTTCTCGATCCGCGTCCTCGACAACCGGACGGCGCAGACGCTGGAGGTCTTCACGCTCCGCGAGATGCGCGACCGCTACGAAGAGACCGGCGAGGCGAACTGGGACGTCGTTGACCAGGCGCGGCGCGGGGCGACCAACCAGCTCGTCCGCAAGTGGGTCGCGCGCGGCGTCCCTAAGCCCGCCGTCTCGATCCGCTGGGGCCGCGCCAACCAGGTGCAGGAGGCCCGCGGGCGCGACACCCCGACGATCGAGTACGAGGTCCGCTACGCTCGCCAGCTTGGCCTGAGCCTGCTCGCGACGGAGATCGGGACCGTCGAGACGTTCAACCAGGACTGGATGGTCTCGCCCGTCGGCGCGCGTGGCCGGTACCAGATGATGCCGGACATCCTCGACCTGTTCGACGTGAACACGTACGCGCTCCCGGCGCAGGCGGGCACGGTGGACGTGCGCGAGGAGCTCAACCCGCTCCTCTCGCTCCAGGGCTCGTTCCTGCTCGTGCGCGGCTACGCCAACGCAGTCGGGCACGAGATCCCCGGCGTCTCGGCCTACCACACCGGCCCGGGCAACATCTTCCACCTCTACCAGACCTTCCTTCGCGCCAACGCCGGCGAAGAAAATCTCCCCAGCAAGAGCGTCACCGACGCCTACATGTGGGGCGTCACCGACGGCTTCACGCGCGTCCGCAAGCAGTCGTCCTTCGGGCCACACTCGCGGGCCTACGTGCTCCAGGCGTACGGCTCACTCCGCGCCGTCGAGGACCTGGAGATCGACCCCGACCGGACGCTCAAGACCGAGCAGGTCAGCCTCAGGCCCGGAGTCAGCGTCACGCTCCGCGACCTCCTCGGCGCGCTCGAGCCGCACGGCGGCCGCCTCGACTGGGGCCCGGACAACGACTACCCCAACCTCTACAGCCGCTTCCGGGCGATCAACCAGCACGTGAAGCTCCCGGTCTCGGGCAGCGAGGAGACGGTCGGCGTGCCCGTGGCGGGCAACGTCACGCTCACGCGCGCCGTCGACGGCAAGCGCGTCCGCTTCTTCCTCCCCTACGGGGCCTCGGAGGTGCTGACCCAGATCGGGAACGACCTGCTCGACGAGGAGGCGATGATCCGGTTCGACGAAGACGTGTTTGCCGACCCGGCCCGGACCGGCGAGCAGACGCAGTACGACCGCGCCTACGAGCGCCT from Bacteroidota bacterium encodes:
- a CDS encoding gamma-glutamyl-gamma-aminobutyrate hydrolase family protein (Members of this family of hydrolases with an active site Cys residue belong to MEROPS family C26.), with amino-acid sequence MRPRIGITTSLNDGEQRLDRRYVLAVERAGGLPLIVPMLETDDAAEAFAALLGGLVVTGGPAVTDGLVGTLPADIEETAPARLASDTRLLASFLTARRPVLGICYGMQLGNALAGGTLYADVEAQQAGAAAHSQKRGAADHPIVLESASYLGQLLGPEPLSVNTRHIQAVEALGSRLRVAARAPDGVVEAIESDDGLFVGVQWHPERMGASMTPLFRDLVQKASRSASA